Proteins co-encoded in one Lysobacter solisilvae genomic window:
- a CDS encoding VOC family protein, with protein MAARVQQRITPFLWFDHQAEDAATHYTSVFADSRMGAITRYDASAAKASGQREGTAMTVAFELDGQPFTALNGGPHFKFNEAVSFVVHCATQDEIDHFWNRLGEGGDPNAQQCGWLKDRFGLSWQVVPAELPELVNHPGAMAALMQMKKIDLAALRAAAGQ; from the coding sequence ATGGCCGCACGCGTCCAGCAACGCATCACGCCCTTCCTCTGGTTCGACCACCAGGCCGAAGACGCCGCCACGCATTACACGTCCGTCTTTGCCGATTCGCGCATGGGCGCGATCACGCGCTACGACGCGAGCGCGGCGAAGGCTTCCGGCCAGCGCGAAGGCACGGCCATGACGGTGGCCTTCGAACTCGATGGCCAGCCGTTCACGGCGCTCAATGGCGGGCCGCATTTCAAGTTCAACGAGGCGGTGTCCTTCGTCGTCCACTGCGCGACGCAGGACGAGATCGACCACTTCTGGAACCGCCTGGGCGAAGGCGGCGATCCGAACGCACAGCAGTGCGGCTGGCTCAAGGACCGGTTCGGCCTGTCCTGGCAGGTGGTGCCGGCCGAACTGCCGGAACTGGTCAACCATCCCGGCGCGATGGCGGCGCTGATGCAGATGAAGAAGATCGACCTGGCCGCGCTGCGCGCGGCGGCGGGCCAGTAG
- a CDS encoding S9 family peptidase, which translates to MLLVALATAPASAQLRQVAPGESPTLAADEGLLLVAVDSTVALSVARFARVDGRDASTLADTTDLGELPVGRSHALFVAPAGRYRWENTDTTTTTLRLADDTELRFDVAAGQLNYVGDLVLRPLREDGGLIAEASATLANRSLAAIDWLDQHHARLHARHRLQYAGHYPDPFPAFYAHERDSHPASVEPATTFDPPPQLATPLPLTMSRLAREPRFSQVRLNGAGDLLALQVREGEDRWRIDLVAMANGATTVVATSAVPFGQLLWADDRHLVLGAGEQAYRRAVQVLRLQRTHAGWQARRAQVPRAGEVLHARGDVLVFASLSGRGDVQVHRIAVPDQAAADALAFDDRDRLEPGIDGVLHWETDRHGALRLARVHRGDGESWLYGRDGRYAQVRRLGDAPGDVLDLEPVGLSGDGAYLYALTERGREQRDAVAIDLATGAVARTVFSRPGVDVESLVLDRAQEPLSVTYLRDGQRVSEYFGPRGALVGPVLARLFPGHAVTAAARSANGRRWAVWVEASDRPPALHVVDLDARSARLVPGNTPWLDGLPLRSAQLLRVPTRDGLVLDAFLTLPAGTQRVPLVVLPHGGPIGIADSRRFDAKVQFLVALGHAVLQVNFRGSAGYGRAFREAGLRGQGTSIEDDVNAAIAHALARDDAAAHRLDAGRMCMVGASYGGYSGLVAAVRWPDRFRCVVSIAGVSDRLLAFSASDSALTPRGRAQMEQVMGDPRTQAERIRAASPLYRYRELRTPVMLAHGVEDRRVDFEQSRRLGRMLALAGRPAVGLAFEGEGHGLVRPENVDRLWTGVAGFLERMLAPTAPGAARVATVAP; encoded by the coding sequence ATGTTGCTGGTCGCGCTGGCGACGGCGCCGGCCAGCGCGCAGCTGCGCCAGGTGGCACCGGGCGAGTCGCCCACGCTCGCGGCCGACGAAGGCCTGCTGCTGGTCGCGGTCGACAGCACCGTGGCGCTCAGCGTGGCCCGCTTCGCGCGCGTCGATGGCCGCGACGCCTCGACACTGGCCGACACGACCGACCTGGGCGAGCTGCCAGTGGGCCGCAGCCACGCGCTCTTCGTGGCGCCGGCGGGGCGCTACCGCTGGGAAAACACCGACACCACCACCACGACGCTGCGGCTGGCCGACGATACGGAGCTGCGCTTCGACGTCGCCGCCGGGCAACTGAACTACGTCGGCGACTTGGTCCTGCGCCCGCTGCGCGAAGACGGCGGCCTGATCGCCGAGGCGAGCGCGACGCTGGCCAACCGCAGCCTCGCGGCCATCGACTGGCTCGACCAGCACCACGCGCGGCTGCATGCGCGGCATCGCCTGCAGTACGCCGGCCATTACCCCGATCCGTTCCCCGCCTTCTATGCCCACGAGCGCGACAGCCACCCCGCGTCGGTGGAGCCGGCAACGACGTTCGACCCGCCACCGCAACTGGCCACACCCCTGCCATTGACCATGAGCCGCCTGGCGCGCGAGCCGCGTTTCAGCCAGGTGCGCCTCAATGGCGCCGGCGACCTGCTGGCCCTGCAGGTGCGCGAGGGCGAAGACCGCTGGCGCATCGACCTGGTGGCGATGGCCAACGGCGCGACCACGGTCGTCGCGACCAGCGCCGTGCCCTTCGGCCAGCTGTTGTGGGCCGATGATCGCCACCTGGTGCTGGGGGCCGGCGAACAGGCCTATCGGCGCGCGGTGCAGGTCCTGCGCCTGCAACGCACCCACGCCGGCTGGCAGGCGCGGCGCGCGCAGGTGCCGCGCGCCGGTGAAGTGCTGCATGCCCGCGGGGACGTGCTCGTGTTCGCCAGCCTGTCCGGGCGCGGCGACGTGCAGGTCCACCGGATCGCCGTTCCCGACCAGGCCGCGGCGGACGCGTTGGCCTTCGACGATCGCGACCGGCTCGAGCCCGGCATCGACGGTGTGCTGCACTGGGAAACCGACCGCCACGGCGCGCTGCGCCTGGCGCGGGTGCACCGCGGCGACGGGGAATCCTGGCTGTACGGACGCGACGGTCGTTACGCCCAGGTACGGCGACTGGGGGATGCGCCGGGCGATGTGCTCGACCTGGAACCCGTGGGGCTCTCCGGTGATGGCGCGTACCTGTACGCCCTGACCGAGCGCGGCCGCGAACAGCGCGACGCGGTGGCCATCGACTTGGCCACCGGCGCCGTGGCCCGCACGGTGTTCTCGCGTCCCGGCGTGGACGTGGAGAGCCTGGTGCTGGACCGGGCGCAGGAACCGCTGTCGGTCACCTACCTGCGCGACGGCCAGCGCGTGAGCGAATACTTCGGCCCGCGCGGTGCGCTGGTCGGCCCCGTGCTGGCGCGGCTGTTCCCCGGCCACGCCGTCACCGCCGCCGCGCGCAGCGCCAACGGCCGCCGCTGGGCGGTGTGGGTGGAGGCCAGTGACCGGCCGCCGGCGCTGCATGTGGTCGACCTCGACGCCCGGTCCGCGCGCCTGGTGCCGGGCAACACGCCCTGGCTCGACGGGCTGCCCCTGCGATCCGCGCAGCTGCTGCGCGTGCCCACGCGCGACGGCCTGGTGCTCGATGCCTTCCTCACGCTGCCCGCCGGAACCCAGCGCGTCCCGCTGGTAGTGCTGCCGCACGGCGGCCCGATCGGCATCGCCGATTCGCGTCGGTTCGATGCGAAGGTGCAGTTCCTCGTCGCGCTCGGCCACGCTGTGCTGCAGGTCAACTTCCGCGGCTCGGCCGGCTACGGGCGCGCATTCCGCGAAGCCGGCCTGCGCGGGCAGGGCACCTCCATCGAGGACGACGTCAACGCCGCGATCGCCCACGCGCTCGCCCGCGACGATGCGGCCGCGCATCGCCTGGACGCCGGGCGCATGTGCATGGTCGGCGCCAGCTATGGCGGCTACTCGGGACTGGTCGCCGCGGTGCGCTGGCCCGACCGGTTCCGCTGCGTGGTGTCCATCGCGGGCGTGAGCGATCGCCTGCTGGCGTTCTCGGCCAGCGACAGCGCGCTCACGCCACGGGGCCGGGCACAGATGGAACAGGTGATGGGCGACCCGCGCACGCAGGCCGAGCGCATCCGCGCCGCCTCGCCGCTGTATCGCTACCGCGAGCTGCGCACGCCGGTGATGCTGGCGCACGGCGTCGAGGACCGGCGCGTGGACTTCGAGCAGTCGCGCCGCCTGGGCCGCATGCTCGCGCTGGCCGGGCGCCCGGCCGTGGGGCTGGCGTTCGAGGGCGAGGGCCACGGCCTGGTGCGACCGGAGAACGTCGACCGCCTGTGGACCGGCGTCGCCGGATTCCTCGAGCGCATGCTCGCGCCCACCGCGCCGGGCGCCGCGCGCGTCGCGACGGTCGCACCCTGA